From Micromonospora nigra, one genomic window encodes:
- a CDS encoding class I tRNA ligase family protein → MIVTGIPRSVADLNAPDFMRSAPPGWTTDAPPPFAVTRVTLRPGEITAAHSHHDTEVWIMLAGHGEVRSDGRVAAVTAGDTVTLPPLERHTLRNLADDEPLTFLSVYWEDMPRLAAAHAPRRAASVARDERPVLLLPSFPTPNGELHLGHMAGPYLGADFARRALLAAGTPAHLLLGTVGHQSQVAAAARAAGVSFHTLAERNTDGIMAGLRAAGIEWDVFVRPRDEVYPALARQVFERLRDTGVVVRRTVPTNFCPACEVFLFEAFVAGACPHCGSRDTAGIECEKCALPFADADLVDASCGTCGTAAEHRPLERWLMPLEPLRDRLTAYLASVRTGPRIAAYVSRILAGPLPDLPVSVVAADGIELPDSGGQRMYSAFELAARFLTAVDRLARDSGADGWQSYLDEHRPRTALFFGFDNAYLRAVVFPAVLGAFTDRIDLPETLIGNEFYLLNGAKFSTGRGHVIWGRDAFDDKTQDRLRLFLAATRPEHRRRNFSTVDHDAFVQRELVGRLDDWLAGVGKRVAGRFAGRAPTAGTFFPAAEEFAGRIATLHTEITAALALDRFSPAGAVAALLAFLKPARRFAEDAEDLLTAPALDGPARTCVALELMAVRSLAQVLRPLVPATADRLAEQIGTVGPTAEPRWVTPGTPVRVSPLFS, encoded by the coding sequence ATGATCGTCACCGGCATCCCGCGTTCGGTCGCGGACCTGAACGCGCCGGACTTCATGCGCAGTGCCCCGCCCGGCTGGACCACGGACGCACCGCCGCCGTTCGCGGTCACCCGGGTCACGCTACGCCCCGGCGAGATCACCGCCGCGCACAGCCACCACGACACCGAGGTGTGGATCATGCTGGCCGGGCACGGAGAGGTACGGTCGGACGGCCGGGTCGCGGCGGTGACGGCCGGGGACACCGTCACGCTGCCCCCGCTGGAACGGCACACGCTGCGCAACCTGGCGGACGACGAGCCGCTCACCTTCCTCAGCGTCTACTGGGAGGACATGCCGCGGCTGGCCGCCGCCCACGCCCCGCGCCGGGCCGCGTCGGTGGCGCGCGACGAGCGGCCCGTGCTGCTACTGCCGTCGTTCCCCACTCCGAACGGCGAACTGCATCTCGGACACATGGCCGGGCCCTACCTGGGCGCGGACTTCGCGCGGCGGGCGCTGCTCGCCGCCGGCACCCCCGCGCACCTGCTGCTGGGCACGGTCGGCCACCAGAGCCAGGTGGCCGCCGCGGCGCGCGCCGCCGGCGTGTCATTCCACACCCTGGCGGAACGCAACACCGACGGCATCATGGCCGGGCTACGGGCGGCGGGCATCGAGTGGGACGTGTTCGTCCGACCCCGCGACGAGGTCTACCCGGCGCTGGCCCGTCAGGTGTTCGAGCGGTTGCGCGACACCGGGGTGGTCGTCCGGCGGACCGTGCCGACGAACTTCTGCCCGGCGTGCGAGGTGTTCCTGTTCGAGGCGTTCGTGGCCGGTGCCTGCCCGCACTGCGGGTCACGGGACACCGCGGGCATCGAGTGCGAGAAGTGCGCACTGCCGTTCGCGGACGCCGACCTGGTCGACGCGTCCTGCGGCACGTGCGGCACGGCCGCCGAACACCGGCCGCTGGAGCGCTGGCTGATGCCGCTGGAACCCCTGCGGGACCGGCTCACGGCCTATCTCGCGTCGGTGCGGACCGGGCCGCGGATCGCCGCGTACGTCAGCCGCATCCTTGCCGGGCCGCTGCCGGACCTGCCGGTGAGCGTGGTCGCCGCCGACGGCATCGAACTGCCGGACAGCGGCGGGCAGCGGATGTACTCGGCGTTCGAGCTGGCCGCCCGGTTCCTCACCGCGGTCGACCGGCTGGCCCGCGATTCCGGCGCGGACGGCTGGCAGTCCTACCTGGATGAGCATCGGCCACGGACCGCGCTGTTCTTCGGCTTCGACAACGCGTACCTGCGCGCGGTGGTGTTCCCGGCGGTGCTGGGCGCGTTCACCGACCGGATCGACCTGCCGGAGACGCTGATCGGCAACGAGTTCTATCTGCTCAACGGCGCGAAGTTCTCCACCGGCCGCGGGCACGTGATCTGGGGCCGGGACGCCTTCGACGACAAGACCCAGGACCGGCTGCGGCTGTTCCTGGCGGCCACCCGGCCGGAGCACCGGCGCCGCAACTTCTCCACCGTCGACCACGACGCGTTCGTGCAGCGCGAACTGGTCGGCCGGCTGGACGACTGGCTGGCCGGGGTCGGCAAGCGGGTGGCCGGGCGGTTCGCCGGTCGCGCGCCCACCGCCGGCACCTTCTTCCCGGCCGCCGAGGAGTTCGCCGGCCGGATCGCCACCCTGCACACCGAGATCACCGCCGCACTGGCCCTCGACCGGTTCTCGCCGGCCGGCGCGGTCGCCGCCCTGCTGGCCTTCCTGAAGCCGGCGCGGCGGTTCGCCGAGGACGCCGAGGACCTGCTCACCGCGCCCGCGTTGGACGGCCCGGCGCGGACCTGTGTCGCCCTCGAACTGATGGCCGTGCGCAGCCTGGCCCAGGTGCTGCGACCGCTGGTGCCGGCCACCGCGGACCGACTCGCCGAGCAGATCGGCACCGTCGGGCCCACCGCCGAGCCGCGCTGGGTCACGCCCGGCACCCCCGTCCGTGTCAGCCCCCTGTTCTCCTGA
- a CDS encoding aspartate aminotransferase family protein: MTTSAYDLPGVATASTVASAELNRRARAVMPGGNSRTAVYSSPYPIYVRYGHGARVVDVDGTERLDFLNNSTALIHGHAHPTIVRAVAEAAARGTSFGMPTETEVAFAEALTARNETFEHVRFTSTGTEAVMMAVQAARAHTLRPKLAKIAGAYHGAYDATAINNDGSGSLITHATLGIPAGVSDNTVIIPFNDPEGALEVLGRHAGELAAILIDPLPWRIGLVPASAEYLAALRGFCDEHDVVLISDEVGSFRIGMGGAIAEFGYAADLTVLGKVIAGGMPIGAVTGRRDVMAVFDPSAGSPPLPHSGSYNANPVSMSAGLASLALLTSDEMDRINGLGADVRDRMRQILADHTPGGWTVNGNGSLFRVLGPNATGADGRPVNAVNLLSRALLRHGVHIGDSGLGCVSTAMEPDDVDAFARAFTAAADDVRACLAQ; the protein is encoded by the coding sequence ATGACCACCTCCGCGTACGATCTGCCCGGCGTCGCCACCGCCAGCACCGTCGCCTCGGCCGAGCTGAACCGGCGGGCCCGCGCGGTGATGCCGGGCGGGAACAGCCGCACCGCGGTCTACAGCAGCCCCTATCCGATCTACGTGCGGTACGGGCACGGCGCCCGGGTCGTCGACGTCGACGGCACCGAGCGGCTGGACTTCCTGAACAACAGCACCGCGCTGATTCACGGGCACGCGCACCCGACGATCGTGCGGGCGGTAGCCGAGGCGGCGGCACGGGGCACGTCGTTCGGGATGCCGACCGAGACCGAGGTTGCGTTCGCCGAGGCACTGACCGCCCGCAACGAGACGTTCGAGCACGTGCGGTTCACCAGCACCGGCACCGAGGCGGTGATGATGGCGGTGCAGGCGGCCCGCGCACACACGCTACGGCCGAAGCTGGCGAAGATCGCCGGGGCGTACCACGGCGCGTACGACGCGACGGCCATCAACAACGACGGCTCGGGATCGCTGATCACGCACGCCACCCTGGGCATCCCAGCCGGGGTCTCCGACAACACGGTGATCATCCCGTTCAACGATCCGGAGGGCGCGCTGGAGGTCCTCGGCCGGCACGCCGGTGAGCTGGCCGCGATCCTGATAGACCCGCTGCCGTGGCGGATCGGCCTGGTGCCCGCGTCCGCGGAGTACCTGGCCGCGCTGCGCGGGTTCTGCGACGAGCACGACGTGGTGCTGATCTCCGACGAGGTCGGCTCGTTCCGGATCGGGATGGGCGGCGCGATCGCCGAGTTCGGGTACGCCGCGGACCTCACCGTGCTGGGCAAGGTGATCGCCGGTGGCATGCCGATCGGCGCGGTCACCGGCCGCCGCGACGTGATGGCCGTGTTCGACCCGAGCGCCGGATCGCCGCCACTGCCGCACTCCGGCTCGTACAACGCGAACCCGGTAAGCATGAGCGCCGGCCTCGCGTCGCTGGCGCTGCTGACGAGCGACGAGATGGACCGGATCAACGGCCTCGGCGCGGACGTGCGGGACCGGATGCGGCAGATCCTGGCCGACCACACGCCGGGCGGCTGGACGGTCAACGGCAACGGATCACTGTTCCGGGTGCTCGGCCCGAACGCGACCGGTGCCGACGGCCGCCCGGTGAACGCGGTGAACCTGTTGTCCCGCGCGCTCCTGCGGCACGGCGTGCACATCGGTGACTCGGGGCTCGGCTGCGTGTCGACGGCGATGGAGCCGGACGACGTCGACGCGTTCGCGCGGGCGTTCACCGCCGCCGCCGACGACGTCAGGGCCTGCCTCGCGCAGTAG
- a CDS encoding sigma-70 family RNA polymerase sigma factor, with the protein MGGTVQEFESHRRRLLAIAYRWVGSTVEAEDIVSEAWIRWHRVCDVRDHGAVLSTIVTRLCSDHLKSARIRREKCSGTTLPEPAGPTSASPQHKLERDEEIALVARQLLERLNPAERAVVVLRHGFEYTYRDVSAITGIREASCRKLYSRGRARLAGDRRFRIEPEKQAELAHRLVAASRSGELHALERLLAADIKN; encoded by the coding sequence ATGGGTGGGACAGTGCAGGAATTCGAGAGCCATCGTCGCCGGCTCCTGGCGATCGCGTACCGCTGGGTGGGTTCCACGGTCGAGGCCGAGGACATCGTGTCGGAGGCGTGGATCCGGTGGCACCGGGTCTGCGACGTACGCGATCACGGTGCGGTGCTGTCCACCATCGTCACCCGGCTGTGCAGCGACCACCTCAAGTCGGCCCGGATCCGTCGGGAGAAGTGCAGCGGCACGACCCTGCCGGAGCCGGCCGGTCCGACCTCGGCCAGCCCGCAGCACAAGCTGGAACGCGACGAGGAGATCGCCCTGGTCGCCCGGCAACTGCTGGAACGGCTGAACCCGGCGGAACGGGCGGTCGTGGTGTTACGGCACGGCTTCGAGTACACCTATCGGGACGTCTCGGCGATCACCGGCATCCGCGAGGCGTCCTGCCGCAAGCTCTACAGCCGCGGGCGGGCCCGGCTCGCGGGTGACCGCCGGTTCCGGATCGAACCGGAGAAGCAGGCCGAGCTGGCCCACCGGCTGGTCGCGGCGAGCCGGTCCGGTGAACTGCACGCCCTGGAGCGGTTGCTGGCCGCGGACATCAAGAACTGA
- a CDS encoding saccharopine dehydrogenase family protein, with translation MRVALFGCGRMGLGCAHSLATDPAVTRLTLFDTDPDRAHDTAHRITPYATGTVTVATDPDAARAGHDVLATALPWAACRDLIGTAARTGVPIAGIARPHQDDLAMLGDLDRPGTSTVLLPIGLEPGLTELLAAELAERLDYTRSVEIFCGGIPSTPREPVGHVSFFGGESAHHLPIAQRDSLATRHGRLVTVPRFSGLEERHFDGIGTLQAYHDGMVPWLRTHPALSEADCTQKTVRWPGFGEAVTRLAQLGLLGEEPVDVDGARVVPRRLVERVLAPRVMARPADTDLVVLEVIAHGALGGRPHGLRVRLTDTHDPATGLAAMTRCTGFALAAASLLLAGGEVGGAGWQMPHLAIRGAARGRLLDTLRRHGIRIAELFPAA, from the coding sequence ATGAGAGTCGCCCTGTTCGGGTGCGGCCGGATGGGTCTGGGCTGCGCACACTCGCTGGCCACCGATCCCGCCGTCACCCGGCTCACCCTGTTCGACACCGACCCGGACCGGGCCCACGACACGGCCCACCGGATCACGCCGTACGCGACCGGCACGGTCACCGTGGCCACCGACCCGGATGCCGCCCGGGCCGGTCACGACGTGCTGGCCACCGCGCTGCCGTGGGCCGCCTGCCGGGACCTGATCGGCACGGCGGCCCGTACCGGCGTGCCGATCGCCGGGATCGCCCGGCCGCACCAGGACGACCTCGCCATGCTGGGCGACCTGGACCGGCCGGGCACGTCCACCGTGCTGCTGCCCATCGGCCTGGAACCGGGGCTCACCGAGCTGCTCGCCGCGGAACTCGCCGAACGCCTGGACTACACCAGGTCGGTGGAGATCTTCTGCGGTGGCATCCCGAGCACGCCGCGCGAACCGGTCGGGCACGTCTCGTTCTTCGGCGGTGAGAGCGCCCACCACCTGCCGATCGCCCAGCGGGACTCGCTGGCCACCCGGCACGGCCGGCTGGTCACCGTCCCGCGCTTCTCCGGCCTGGAGGAGCGCCACTTCGACGGGATCGGCACGTTGCAGGCGTACCACGACGGGATGGTGCCCTGGCTGCGAACACACCCGGCGCTGAGCGAGGCGGACTGCACCCAGAAGACGGTGCGCTGGCCCGGGTTCGGCGAGGCGGTCACCCGGCTGGCCCAGCTCGGGCTGCTCGGCGAGGAACCGGTCGACGTGGACGGTGCCCGGGTGGTCCCGCGCCGCCTGGTGGAACGGGTGCTCGCCCCGCGCGTGATGGCCCGCCCGGCGGACACCGACCTGGTGGTGCTGGAGGTGATCGCCCACGGCGCCCTCGGCGGCCGGCCGCACGGGCTGCGCGTCCGGCTCACCGACACGCACGATCCAGCGACCGGGCTGGCCGCGATGACCCGGTGCACCGGCTTCGCCCTGGCCGCCGCGAGCCTGCTGCTGGCCGGCGGCGAGGTGGGCGGCGCGGGCTGGCAGATGCCGCATCTCGCGATCCGCGGCGCCGCCCGCGGGCGGCTGCTGGACACGCTACGCCGGCACGGCATCCGGATCGCCGAACTGTTTCCCGCCGCGTAG
- a CDS encoding adenylosuccinate synthase: MISTVVGLNWGDEGKGRMVDYLAADADIVGRYHGGSNAGHTIQLDEGRFTLHSLPSSVFRPGVRNVLGPGMTVDLDGLLAEIDLVTRHGVDPSGILLSGNASICFPFHRDLDAHEETRLGRNQYGSTKMGISPAYGDRVMKKTLLVRELFETRQLASRLSAVVGWANVRLEKIYGEPGWDLRDAERWAADVRERIEPYLSDTTAVLTQAEQADASVLAEGQLGALRDIYFGIYPFSTSSTCLAAHAPVGLGVPWARVRHTVGVTKAFSSCVGAGPFVTEFDDERAAFLRDRWGEFGATTNRPRRLGHFDAVATRYGVVMQGADEVAVTNLDQLSGTGELKICTGYRIDGRVTPDFTPSVAALSEAEPCYETFAGWDADITGIRTYDDLPKQARAYLEAIEALLRVPVTYVSVGAHRDALVTR, from the coding sequence TTGATCTCCACGGTCGTCGGTCTCAACTGGGGTGACGAGGGCAAGGGGAGGATGGTCGACTATCTGGCCGCTGACGCGGACATCGTCGGCCGATACCACGGCGGCAGCAACGCCGGGCACACCATTCAGCTCGACGAAGGCAGGTTCACCCTGCACAGCCTGCCCAGCAGCGTCTTTCGCCCCGGGGTGCGCAACGTGCTGGGCCCCGGCATGACCGTCGATCTGGACGGGCTGCTGGCCGAGATCGACCTGGTCACCCGGCACGGTGTGGACCCGTCCGGCATCCTGCTTTCCGGCAACGCCTCGATCTGCTTCCCGTTCCACCGCGATCTGGACGCGCACGAGGAGACCCGGCTGGGCCGCAACCAGTACGGCTCCACCAAGATGGGCATCTCCCCCGCCTACGGCGACCGGGTGATGAAGAAGACCCTGCTGGTGCGGGAACTCTTCGAGACCCGCCAGCTCGCGAGCCGGCTCTCGGCGGTGGTCGGGTGGGCGAACGTCCGGCTCGAGAAGATCTACGGCGAGCCCGGTTGGGACCTCAGGGACGCCGAGCGGTGGGCGGCGGACGTGCGGGAGCGGATCGAGCCCTACCTGAGCGACACCACCGCCGTGCTGACCCAGGCTGAGCAGGCCGACGCCAGCGTGCTCGCCGAGGGGCAGTTGGGCGCGCTGCGCGACATCTACTTCGGCATCTACCCGTTCTCCACGTCGTCCACCTGCCTAGCCGCGCACGCGCCGGTCGGCCTCGGGGTGCCGTGGGCCCGGGTGCGGCACACCGTCGGTGTCACCAAGGCGTTCTCCAGCTGCGTCGGCGCCGGGCCGTTCGTCACCGAGTTCGACGACGAGCGGGCCGCGTTCCTCCGCGACCGGTGGGGGGAGTTCGGCGCCACCACGAACCGGCCCCGGCGACTGGGCCACTTCGACGCGGTGGCGACCCGTTACGGCGTCGTCATGCAGGGCGCCGACGAGGTGGCGGTCACCAACCTCGACCAGTTGAGCGGCACCGGCGAGCTGAAGATCTGCACCGGCTACCGGATCGACGGCCGGGTCACGCCGGACTTCACCCCGTCGGTGGCGGCGCTGTCCGAGGCGGAACCGTGTTACGAGACCTTCGCCGGCTGGGACGCCGACATCACCGGGATCCGCACATACGACG
- a CDS encoding hydroxyacid dehydrogenase has translation MRLNVLIVGAMYHPEAEELLERHFAVTRVEPEELAASPALRTAHGLAVRYPTQITAEIFDAAPELVAVLSSGRGVDNIDIAAASKAGVVVANNPGLGGRPVSEHALGLLLSVTRDLGAVARDGMPGAWEKRLSTRRVELGGKTLGIVGCGNVGGWMARRASAGFLMNVLAYDPYVSAETIAGHGATKVDDLHEMLAASDVVSCHPELNDETENMFDDDMFARMKRGAYFLNTSRGAVVDTAALVRALRSGHLAGAALDVYDQEPPPSDSPLLGIDRLVLSAHVADFTVETKHALAMSGAGQLVTALSGEAPPHALNPEIWGPASARLTGILASTSAHAHREDSR, from the coding sequence ATGCGTCTGAACGTCCTGATCGTCGGTGCCATGTACCACCCCGAGGCCGAGGAGCTGCTGGAGCGGCACTTCGCCGTGACCCGGGTCGAGCCGGAGGAGCTGGCCGCGTCGCCCGCCCTGCGCACCGCGCACGGGCTGGCGGTGCGCTACCCCACGCAGATCACCGCGGAGATCTTCGACGCGGCGCCGGAGCTGGTCGCGGTACTCTCCAGCGGGCGCGGCGTCGACAACATCGACATCGCGGCCGCGAGCAAGGCCGGGGTGGTGGTGGCCAACAATCCCGGCCTGGGTGGCCGACCGGTCTCCGAACACGCGCTGGGGCTGCTGCTGTCGGTCACCCGGGACCTGGGCGCGGTGGCCCGCGACGGGATGCCCGGTGCGTGGGAGAAGCGGCTCAGCACCCGGCGCGTCGAGCTCGGCGGCAAGACGCTGGGCATCGTCGGCTGCGGCAACGTGGGCGGCTGGATGGCCCGGCGCGCGTCGGCCGGTTTCCTGATGAACGTGCTCGCCTACGACCCGTACGTGTCCGCCGAGACCATCGCCGGGCACGGCGCGACCAAGGTGGACGACCTGCACGAGATGCTGGCTGCGTCCGATGTGGTCAGCTGCCATCCCGAGCTGAACGACGAGACCGAGAACATGTTCGACGACGACATGTTCGCCCGGATGAAGCGCGGCGCCTACTTCCTCAACACCTCGCGTGGTGCGGTGGTGGACACCGCCGCGCTGGTGCGGGCGCTCCGATCCGGACATCTCGCGGGCGCCGCGCTCGACGTCTACGACCAGGAGCCACCGCCGTCGGACAGCCCGTTGCTCGGCATCGACAGACTGGTCCTCAGCGCACACGTCGCCGACTTCACCGTGGAGACGAAGCACGCGCTGGCGATGTCGGGGGCCGGGCAGCTCGTCACCGCACTGAGCGGCGAAGCCCCGCCGCACGCCCTGAACCCGGAGATCTGGGGGCCCGCTTCGGCCCGCCTTACCGGGATACTGGCATCGACATCCGCACATGCACATCGGGAGGATTCACGTTGA
- a CDS encoding lysine N(6)-hydroxylase/L-ornithine N(5)-oxygenase family protein → MSGPSPTLDLVGIGIGPANLSLAALLADRGGLRKVFLERKKSFEWHSGIMVPNARMQVHFLKDLVTPVDPTSPYTFLSFAVEEKRLYRLLVSGRTHIPRREFEQYCRWAADRIDDLRFGVAVDTVEFDGDAFLLRSSHSTMRARNIVIATGLQPWLPPCAAGHAPDRVLHAANLLDVPRNLAGRRVAVVGGGQSGAEVVLHLLRAGEQRPSRLLWGTRRGNLFPLDDSPFVEEHYLPNYSRYFHAQPPERRALLNEQQRMSSDGVSAGLLREIYQQLYDLELVEGVARPCDVMVGHQLLGIDQQRHDLLTTWRSADGELVRRHVDVVICATGYRHGLPPVLRGLRDRMPDELPPVRADFSLEWDGPADNLIFVQNAARRDFGVADPNLSLLAWRSATIANSLLGEKRFDTGQVSGAVDWVHADDQLMTGTHGD, encoded by the coding sequence ATGAGCGGACCCTCGCCGACGCTCGACCTCGTCGGGATCGGGATCGGGCCGGCCAACCTGAGCCTGGCCGCGCTGTTGGCCGACCGCGGCGGGCTGCGCAAGGTCTTCCTGGAACGCAAGAAGTCGTTCGAGTGGCACAGCGGGATCATGGTGCCGAACGCCCGGATGCAGGTGCACTTCCTCAAGGACCTGGTGACGCCGGTCGACCCGACCAGCCCGTACACGTTCCTGTCGTTCGCGGTCGAGGAGAAGCGGTTGTACCGGCTGCTGGTCAGCGGCCGGACGCACATCCCACGCCGGGAGTTCGAGCAGTACTGCCGCTGGGCCGCTGACCGCATCGACGACTTGCGGTTCGGGGTGGCGGTCGACACGGTGGAGTTCGACGGCGACGCGTTCCTGCTGCGCAGCAGCCACAGCACGATGCGGGCGAGGAACATCGTCATCGCCACCGGCTTGCAACCGTGGCTGCCGCCGTGCGCGGCCGGGCATGCCCCGGACCGGGTGCTGCACGCGGCGAACCTCCTGGACGTGCCGCGCAACCTGGCCGGCCGCCGGGTGGCCGTGGTGGGTGGCGGGCAGAGCGGCGCCGAGGTGGTGCTGCATCTGCTGCGTGCTGGCGAGCAGCGCCCGAGCCGCCTGCTCTGGGGCACCCGCCGCGGCAACCTGTTCCCGCTGGACGACAGCCCGTTCGTCGAGGAGCACTACCTGCCGAACTACAGCCGCTACTTCCATGCCCAGCCGCCGGAGCGGCGGGCCCTGCTCAACGAGCAGCAGCGGATGTCCAGCGACGGTGTCTCCGCCGGCCTGCTGCGCGAGATCTACCAGCAGCTGTACGACCTGGAGCTGGTCGAGGGCGTCGCCCGGCCGTGCGACGTGATGGTCGGCCACCAACTGCTCGGCATCGACCAGCAGCGCCACGACCTGCTCACCACGTGGCGCTCGGCGGACGGCGAGCTGGTGCGGCGGCACGTGGACGTGGTGATCTGCGCGACCGGCTACCGGCACGGGCTGCCGCCAGTGCTGCGCGGGCTGCGCGACCGGATGCCGGACGAGCTCCCGCCGGTCCGCGCCGACTTCAGCCTCGAATGGGACGGCCCGGCGGACAACCTCATCTTCGTGCAGAACGCGGCCCGGCGCGACTTCGGCGTGGCCGACCCCAACCTGAGCCTGCTCGCCTGGCGCAGCGCGACCATCGCGAACAGCCTGCTCGGCGAGAAGCGCTTCGACACCGGCCAGGTCAGCGGCGCGGTCGACTGGGTGCACGCGGACGACCAGCTGATGACCGGCACCCACGGCGACTGA